A section of the Rhizobium sp. Pop5 genome encodes:
- a CDS encoding MFS transporter: MKRNLLSVAALLFGTLFLFMGNGLQGILLPVRGNLEGYATTTLGLLGTSWAGGFVIGCLVAPKLVRRVGHVRAFSGFISIIAIIALVSGIVIHPVWWVVLRAVTGFSTAGTSMIIESWLNERASNESRGAIFSLYIGITLLGVVGGQMMIPLEDVRTPVLFMICGIFYCIAMLPTTLSTAASPQPLKAVRLDLPALYRNSPVSCLGILLVGIANGAYGTLGAVFGAGAGLSDTSIAVMMSATIFAGALMQLPAGRLSDRIDRRYVLAAMSGIAAVAGLLIFLIHPTSAALLIGLVVLYGAVANTLYPIAVAHANDFAAAEDFVKVSGGLLLLYGIGTVIGPTIGGPVMSVITPHALFLVTAVAHLLITVYAIIRSRIRAAVPASDRDAYTTIPTGTSPMLTPQSMSLADRGTGKSSETGKSPESGDPAVKFG, from the coding sequence ATGAAGAGAAACCTGTTGTCCGTCGCCGCGCTGCTCTTTGGCACGCTCTTTCTTTTCATGGGCAACGGCCTGCAGGGCATCCTGCTTCCGGTGAGGGGCAACCTCGAGGGCTATGCCACGACCACGCTCGGCTTGCTCGGCACTTCATGGGCAGGGGGCTTCGTCATCGGCTGCCTGGTGGCGCCGAAACTGGTGCGCCGCGTCGGCCATGTCAGAGCTTTCTCAGGCTTCATCTCGATCATCGCCATCATCGCGCTGGTGAGCGGCATCGTCATCCATCCGGTCTGGTGGGTGGTCCTGCGCGCCGTCACCGGCTTTTCGACGGCCGGCACCTCGATGATCATCGAAAGCTGGCTGAACGAGCGCGCCAGCAATGAGAGCCGCGGCGCGATCTTCTCGCTTTATATCGGCATCACGCTCCTCGGCGTCGTTGGCGGCCAGATGATGATCCCGCTGGAAGACGTGCGCACGCCGGTGCTCTTCATGATCTGCGGCATCTTCTATTGCATCGCCATGCTGCCGACGACGCTGTCGACCGCCGCCTCGCCGCAGCCGCTGAAGGCGGTGCGCCTCGACCTGCCGGCGCTCTACCGCAACTCGCCGGTTTCCTGCCTTGGCATCCTGCTCGTCGGCATCGCCAACGGCGCCTACGGTACGCTCGGCGCCGTCTTCGGTGCCGGCGCCGGGCTCTCCGATACAAGCATCGCCGTCATGATGAGCGCCACCATCTTCGCCGGTGCGCTGATGCAGCTGCCGGCCGGCCGGCTTTCCGACCGGATCGACCGGCGTTACGTGCTGGCCGCAATGTCGGGGATCGCGGCCGTTGCCGGCCTGCTGATCTTCCTGATCCATCCGACGTCTGCCGCTCTGCTGATCGGGCTCGTCGTTCTCTATGGCGCGGTGGCAAACACGCTCTACCCGATCGCCGTCGCCCATGCGAACGACTTCGCGGCGGCCGAGGATTTCGTCAAGGTCTCCGGCGGCCTGCTGCTGCTCTACGGCATCGGCACGGTCATCGGCCCGACGATCGGTGGCCCCGTCATGTCGGTGATTACCCCGCATGCGCTCTTCCTCGTCACCGCCGTCGCCCATCTGCTGATTACGGTTTACGCCATCATCAGAAGCCGCATCCGCGCCGCCGTTCCGGCGAGCGACCGAGACGCCTATACGACGATCCCCACCGGCACTTCGCCGATGCTGACGCCGCAAAGCATGTCGCTCGCCGACCGCGGCACCGGCAAATCTTCGGAAACCGGAAAGTCTCCCGAAAGTGGCGATCCTGCTGTAAAGTTCGGCTGA
- a CDS encoding DUF1192 domain-containing protein: MSFIDDDRPQKKAVHEIGADLSMLSVDELKARVELLKAEIARLEAEATRKASGRQAAESFFRS; the protein is encoded by the coding sequence ATGAGCTTCATCGATGACGACCGGCCGCAGAAGAAGGCCGTCCATGAGATCGGCGCCGATCTTTCCATGCTGTCGGTGGACGAGCTGAAAGCGCGGGTGGAATTGCTGAAGGCGGAGATCGCCCGCCTCGAAGCCGAGGCCACCCGCAAGGCGTCCGGACGGCAGGCGGCGGAGAGCTTCTTCCGTTCGTGA
- a CDS encoding DUF1465 family protein: MSEVGLNTISFAGRAAASSQFKALYSEGMSLVEETAAYLDGQGRAASKVLPRMASVLYAAESMRLTTRLMQMASWLLLQRAVNNGEMSRDQVLAEKNKVRLDGFNVDRAAPGWGDLPESFRDLVERSLRLQNRIALLDREIYRPAEAVIVHDNQNSVQAQLSLLQTAFGNN, from the coding sequence ATGTCGGAAGTTGGATTGAACACGATCAGTTTTGCGGGCCGCGCGGCTGCATCCTCACAGTTCAAGGCGCTCTATTCGGAAGGCATGTCGCTGGTCGAAGAGACTGCAGCCTATCTCGATGGCCAGGGCCGCGCTGCCTCGAAGGTTTTGCCGCGGATGGCTTCGGTCCTCTATGCGGCGGAATCGATGCGCCTGACCACCCGCCTGATGCAGATGGCGTCCTGGCTGCTACTGCAGCGCGCCGTCAATAACGGCGAGATGTCACGCGACCAGGTACTGGCTGAGAAGAACAAGGTTCGCCTCGACGGCTTCAACGTCGATCGCGCCGCACCCGGCTGGGGCGACCTGCCGGAATCCTTCCGCGACCTCGTCGAACGTTCGCTGCGCCTGCAGAACCGCATCGCCCTGCTCGATCGCGAAATCTATCGTCCGGCCGAAGCCGTGATCGTCCACGACAACCAGAACAGTGTCCAGGCCCAGCTTTCCCTGCTGCAGACCGCCTTCGGGAACAACTGA
- the rpmE gene encoding 50S ribosomal protein L31, producing MKAGIHPDYHVIKVVMTDGTEYETRSTWGSEGAVMNLEIDSKSHPAWTGGNQQLMDRGGRVSKFNKRFGGLGL from the coding sequence ATGAAGGCAGGCATCCATCCCGACTATCACGTCATCAAGGTAGTCATGACCGATGGCACCGAATACGAAACCCGCTCGACCTGGGGTTCGGAAGGCGCTGTCATGAACCTCGAAATCGATTCCAAGTCGCATCCGGCCTGGACCGGCGGCAACCAGCAGCTCATGGACCGCGGTGGCCGCGTCTCCAAGTTCAACAAGCGCTTCGGCGGCCTCGGCCTCTAA
- a CDS encoding ABC transporter transmembrane domain-containing protein, with protein sequence MAEQARGEENKRRSLRPLGRLTPYVMRYRAMVAGALISLALAAVTSLALPLAVRRMIDHGFTQSDGSFINSYFAMLMVMAVVLAVASALRYYFVITIGERIVADLRSDVFAHVTRLSPSFFDVNQSGEIVSRLTADTTQIKSAVGATASVALRNLILCLGAMGMMIVTSPKLSSLVIGAIPLIVFPLVAFGRSVRKRSRAAQDTLAEASAFANETVAATRTVQAFNGEDIAATRYGAAVESAYEAARAAIRSRALLTGIAITLIFGSVVAMLWVGAHSVLAGTLSAGTLGQFLLYAVISAGSLGALSEVWGELSQAAGAADRLTELLDEVSPIAAPANPETLPSPGRGRVEFSGVHFAYPSRPGKSALHGLSFAVAPGETVAIVGPSGAGKSTVFSLLLRFYDPQQGSVKIDDVDARLTTPDELRKRIAIVPQDVTIFAASIHDNIAFGRPGASRDEVRAAAIAAQADEFIARLDKGYETEVGERGVTLSGGQRQRIAIARAILKNAPVLLLDEATSALDAESETLVQKALDGLVDGRTTLVIAHRLATVLKADRILVMDQGRIVEEGTHQSLIRHGGIYARLARLQFDAANEDVLAPAK encoded by the coding sequence TTGGCAGAGCAGGCACGGGGTGAGGAAAACAAAAGGCGGTCGCTGCGGCCACTCGGCAGGCTGACGCCCTATGTCATGCGTTATCGTGCCATGGTGGCCGGCGCGTTGATATCGCTGGCGCTCGCCGCCGTTACCTCGCTGGCGTTGCCGCTTGCCGTACGCCGCATGATCGATCACGGCTTCACCCAGTCCGATGGCAGCTTCATCAACAGCTACTTCGCCATGCTGATGGTCATGGCGGTCGTGCTCGCGGTCGCAAGCGCGCTGCGCTATTATTTCGTCATTACCATCGGCGAGCGCATCGTCGCCGATCTTCGTAGCGACGTCTTCGCCCATGTGACGCGGCTGTCACCCTCTTTCTTCGATGTCAATCAGTCCGGCGAGATCGTCTCGCGGCTGACCGCCGATACGACGCAGATCAAGTCCGCCGTCGGCGCCACGGCTTCGGTCGCGCTCAGGAACCTCATCCTTTGTCTCGGCGCCATGGGCATGATGATCGTGACCTCGCCGAAGCTCTCAAGCCTCGTCATCGGCGCGATCCCGCTGATCGTCTTTCCGCTCGTCGCCTTCGGCCGCTCGGTGCGCAAACGTTCCCGCGCCGCCCAGGATACGCTCGCCGAGGCTTCCGCCTTCGCCAACGAGACGGTTGCCGCCACCCGCACCGTCCAGGCCTTCAACGGCGAGGATATCGCAGCGACACGCTATGGCGCAGCCGTCGAATCCGCCTATGAGGCCGCCCGCGCCGCCATCCGTTCCCGCGCCCTGCTGACAGGCATCGCCATCACGCTGATCTTCGGCAGCGTCGTCGCCATGCTTTGGGTCGGCGCACATAGCGTGCTTGCCGGCACGCTTTCGGCCGGCACACTCGGCCAGTTCCTGCTTTATGCGGTCATCTCCGCCGGCTCGCTCGGCGCGCTGTCGGAGGTCTGGGGCGAACTCTCCCAGGCAGCCGGCGCTGCCGACCGACTGACCGAGCTTCTCGACGAAGTCTCGCCGATCGCAGCTCCCGCCAATCCGGAAACTCTTCCTTCGCCCGGCCGCGGCCGTGTCGAATTTTCCGGCGTGCATTTCGCCTATCCCTCGCGTCCCGGCAAATCGGCGCTGCACGGCTTGAGCTTCGCGGTCGCGCCCGGTGAGACGGTCGCGATCGTCGGCCCTTCTGGCGCCGGCAAGAGCACCGTCTTCTCGCTGCTGCTGCGCTTCTATGATCCGCAGCAGGGCAGCGTGAAGATCGACGACGTCGACGCGCGGCTGACGACGCCCGACGAGCTGCGCAAGCGCATCGCCATCGTGCCGCAGGATGTCACCATTTTCGCCGCCTCGATCCATGACAACATCGCTTTCGGCCGCCCCGGTGCCTCGCGCGACGAAGTCCGCGCCGCAGCAATCGCGGCCCAGGCCGACGAATTCATCGCCCGCCTGGATAAGGGCTACGAGACCGAGGTCGGCGAGCGTGGCGTGACCCTTTCCGGCGGCCAGCGCCAACGCATCGCCATTGCCCGCGCCATCCTGAAGAACGCGCCCGTGCTGCTGCTCGACGAAGCGACCTCCGCACTCGATGCCGAAAGCGAAACGCTGGTGCAGAAGGCGCTCGACGGGCTGGTGGACGGGCGCACGACGCTCGTCATCGCCCATCGGCTCGCGACCGTGCTGAAGGCCGACCGCATCCTCGTCATGGATCAAGGCCGCATCGTCGAGGAAGGCACGCATCAGAGCCTGATCCGCCACGGCGGCATCTATGCCCGGCTGGCGCGCCTCCAATTCGATGCCGCCAATGAGGATGTGCTCGCCCCCGCCAAATAA
- a CDS encoding tripartite tricarboxylate transporter substrate binding protein yields the protein MALSDITRRTSLALALGLTATLGLGTASAAADFPDRPITMVVPFAAGGSTDVVARIVAQKMSEDLGQQVIVQNVAGAGGNLGAGNVARAEPDGYTILMGTVATHALNPLILKSTPYDPEKDFTPVSLLVVVPNVLVVNPELPAKTVQELIALLKAEPDKYSYASSGNGTPLHLSGELFKSMAGVGMQHIPYKGAGPALNDVIGNQVPIMFDNLPSSSGHIKAGTLRALAVTTAERAPSFPDVPTIAESGIPGYETYTWNALFAPAETPKEVVMRLNASAKKALADPAVAERMKEFSATIVGSTPEELATHVKAELAKWGPVVKGANIQME from the coding sequence ATGGCGCTTTCCGATATCACGCGACGCACGAGCCTTGCGCTTGCTCTCGGCCTGACCGCCACGCTCGGTCTCGGCACAGCATCCGCTGCGGCGGATTTTCCCGATCGTCCGATCACCATGGTCGTGCCCTTTGCGGCCGGCGGTTCGACCGATGTCGTCGCACGCATCGTCGCGCAGAAAATGTCGGAGGATCTCGGTCAGCAGGTGATCGTCCAGAACGTTGCGGGCGCCGGCGGCAATCTCGGCGCCGGTAACGTCGCCCGCGCCGAACCCGACGGCTATACCATTTTGATGGGAACAGTCGCGACCCATGCGCTCAATCCATTGATTCTCAAATCGACACCCTATGATCCCGAGAAGGATTTCACGCCGGTCTCGCTGCTCGTCGTCGTGCCGAACGTGCTGGTCGTCAATCCCGAGCTGCCGGCAAAGACCGTGCAGGAACTGATCGCGCTTTTGAAGGCCGAGCCCGACAAATACAGCTATGCCTCCTCGGGCAACGGCACGCCGTTGCATCTGTCCGGCGAACTCTTCAAGAGCATGGCCGGCGTCGGTATGCAGCACATCCCCTATAAGGGAGCCGGCCCGGCATTGAACGATGTCATCGGTAACCAGGTGCCGATCATGTTCGACAACCTGCCGTCTTCGTCCGGTCACATCAAGGCAGGCACTCTACGGGCTCTGGCGGTGACGACGGCCGAGCGCGCGCCCTCCTTCCCCGACGTGCCCACGATCGCCGAGTCGGGCATACCGGGCTACGAGACCTATACGTGGAATGCGCTCTTCGCCCCGGCCGAAACGCCGAAGGAGGTGGTGATGCGCCTCAACGCCTCGGCCAAGAAAGCGCTCGCGGACCCGGCAGTTGCCGAGCGCATGAAGGAGTTCAGCGCCACCATCGTCGGCTCGACGCCGGAAGAACTCGCCACCCATGTGAAGGCCGAGCTCGCCAAATGGGGACCGGTCGTCAAGGGCGCAAACATCCAGATGGAATGA
- a CDS encoding YegP family protein, protein MYKFEVYKDKAGEFRFRFKASNGETMFSSEGYKAKASALNAIESIKKNSPGADIVDQTKAEA, encoded by the coding sequence ATGTATAAATTCGAAGTCTACAAGGATAAGGCAGGCGAATTCCGTTTCCGCTTCAAGGCATCGAACGGGGAAACCATGTTCAGTTCCGAGGGCTACAAGGCGAAGGCGTCCGCGTTGAATGCCATCGAATCCATCAAGAAGAACTCGCCCGGCGCTGATATCGTCGATCAGACCAAGGCCGAAGCCTGA